A window of the Tunturibacter empetritectus genome harbors these coding sequences:
- a CDS encoding nuclear transport factor 2 family protein: protein MPTDRELLVSAYKHFNARDIDAVLNLMHSDVDWPNLMENCRAHGHAEVRDYWTRQWAILDPHVEPTGFTPESDSRTTVHVHQVVRDLNGKVLVDTMVQHVYHVQDGLIRSMHIRDHAAS, encoded by the coding sequence ATGCCGACCGACCGCGAACTTCTCGTCTCCGCCTACAAACACTTCAACGCCCGCGACATCGACGCCGTCCTGAACCTCATGCACTCCGATGTGGACTGGCCCAACCTGATGGAAAACTGTCGTGCCCACGGCCACGCAGAGGTTCGCGACTACTGGACTCGCCAGTGGGCCATCCTTGACCCTCACGTCGAACCAACCGGCTTCACACCCGAATCCGATAGCCGCACCACCGTTCACGTCCATCAGGTCGTTCGCGACCTCAACGGCAAAGTCCTCGTCGATACGATGGTGCAACACGTCTACCATGTGCAGGATGGCCTCATACGCAGCATGCACATCCGCGACCACGCTGCTTCCTGA
- a CDS encoding haloacid dehalogenase type II, which yields MKAIAFDGFVIFDPRPVAVQVQNEFPGRGAEFMNLWRTRQFEYTWLRTLGNQYKDFWQVTEDSLQYTASAMKLSLTTAQRDDLMQTYRSFPLWPDVPAALKELRRRGIRMVFLSNFTEAMLETNIKAANLVDYFEPHLTTDRVRAYKPSPSAYQMGPDAFGLKREEIAFAAFAPWDAVGAKWFGYPTVWVNRANAPLDDLDAQPDVVTPDLSGLLSFVG from the coding sequence ATGAAAGCGATCGCGTTCGACGGATTCGTGATCTTCGATCCACGCCCTGTCGCGGTGCAGGTGCAGAACGAGTTTCCCGGCAGAGGCGCGGAGTTCATGAATCTCTGGCGAACACGCCAGTTCGAATACACCTGGCTTCGCACTCTCGGCAATCAGTACAAGGATTTTTGGCAAGTCACCGAAGACTCGCTCCAATACACTGCCAGCGCTATGAAGCTGTCGCTCACAACCGCGCAACGCGACGACTTGATGCAGACGTATCGCTCGTTCCCACTCTGGCCCGATGTGCCTGCAGCTCTCAAAGAGCTCCGTCGCCGTGGCATCAGAATGGTCTTTCTGTCTAACTTCACTGAAGCGATGTTGGAGACGAACATCAAAGCAGCCAATCTCGTCGACTACTTTGAACCGCACCTGACCACTGACCGAGTCAGAGCATATAAACCAAGCCCGAGTGCTTATCAGATGGGGCCGGATGCGTTTGGGTTGAAACGAGAAGAGATAGCTTTCGCCGCATTCGCTCCATGGGACGCCGTGGGTGCGAAGTGGTTTGGCTATCCCACCGTTTGGGTGAATCGTGCCAATGCGCCCCTGGACGATCTCGATGCACAGCCGGATGTCGTAACACCCGACCTCTCAGGCCTATTGAGTTTTGTTGGCTGA
- a CDS encoding tetratricopeptide repeat protein, translated as MTPLAVRAQSSSSSSSSEGATDTTISKEPPTKSAPRIAQPEAGGSAITLETSEPLFYLAVALNVCGYDADLANSAPVRLRIRDDINAQVAASPEARTSRDALCGYVREHTLNDASLNLAQYISLALYLSPPPTLSPIVGETELPPDSTQVVNILPLLRTFADDVHLHAIWIEHRPEYEDLLKRVHDPLTRTILNTNVYLHLPVSSYDGRRFLVLLEPMLSPSTTNARIYSNDYIVVTSPSAEPLGAVHMDDIRHSYLHYEIEPLVYSRASAMERLQPLLKAVQDAPLDYVYKTEIVPLITECLIKAVEDRTMDVGISKPTKPTAVKQRAEIEQYNADLSAYDREAEATRRKAVDFAMRQGWILTEYFYNQVGQMEKESVSLKEYMGEMVYGMDVERERHHAQQIAFLPSGSRDVLRRAPQQLTGLQLAEEKIFKGDLDGASDIANKVLADPKGDHAQAHYVLARVNLMQRQPGAAFADFQEVLDSSKDPRTLAWSHIYLGRLYDVKDDRKKAVAEYQAALTVRDAQPDTKAAAEKGIKEPFIAPKVAHQQEEDDDAPLDPSGKAEKDAYRPPPPH; from the coding sequence TTGACGCCTCTCGCTGTCAGGGCACAGTCAAGCTCCTCAAGCAGCAGCTCCGAGGGCGCAACCGACACGACCATCTCCAAAGAACCCCCCACCAAATCCGCCCCCCGCATTGCTCAACCCGAAGCCGGCGGTTCGGCCATCACTCTGGAAACCAGCGAGCCTCTCTTCTACCTCGCCGTTGCGCTCAACGTTTGCGGCTACGACGCTGACCTCGCCAACTCCGCCCCAGTACGCCTGAGGATTCGCGATGACATCAACGCGCAGGTTGCCGCCTCTCCCGAAGCCCGCACCAGCAGGGACGCACTCTGCGGCTACGTCCGCGAGCACACCCTGAACGACGCCAGTCTCAACCTTGCCCAGTACATCTCGCTCGCTCTTTATCTATCTCCGCCCCCAACCCTCTCCCCCATCGTCGGCGAGACAGAGCTGCCTCCCGACTCCACCCAGGTCGTCAACATTCTTCCCTTGCTAAGAACCTTCGCCGACGACGTCCACCTCCACGCCATCTGGATCGAACATCGTCCCGAGTACGAAGACCTCCTCAAGCGCGTCCACGATCCCCTTACACGCACGATCCTCAACACGAACGTCTACCTCCACCTTCCAGTCAGCAGCTACGATGGGCGCCGCTTCCTCGTCCTCCTCGAGCCCATGCTCTCTCCCTCCACCACTAACGCCCGCATCTACTCCAACGACTACATCGTCGTCACCTCGCCCTCGGCCGAACCTCTCGGCGCAGTCCACATGGACGACATCCGCCACAGCTATCTTCACTACGAGATTGAGCCTCTGGTCTACTCCCGCGCCTCCGCCATGGAGCGCCTCCAGCCTCTGCTCAAAGCCGTTCAGGACGCGCCCCTCGACTACGTCTACAAGACTGAGATCGTTCCTCTCATCACCGAGTGCCTCATCAAAGCGGTCGAAGACAGAACCATGGATGTCGGCATCTCCAAACCAACCAAGCCCACCGCGGTCAAGCAGCGCGCCGAGATCGAGCAGTACAACGCCGACCTTAGCGCCTACGATCGCGAAGCCGAAGCCACCCGCCGCAAAGCCGTCGACTTCGCCATGCGTCAGGGCTGGATCCTCACCGAGTACTTCTACAACCAGGTCGGCCAGATGGAGAAGGAGTCCGTCAGCCTCAAGGAGTACATGGGCGAGATGGTCTACGGTATGGACGTAGAGCGGGAGCGCCATCATGCCCAGCAGATCGCCTTTCTGCCCTCCGGCAGCCGCGATGTTCTTCGTCGCGCCCCCCAGCAGCTCACGGGCCTGCAACTGGCCGAAGAGAAGATCTTCAAGGGCGACCTCGACGGTGCCTCCGACATCGCCAACAAAGTTCTCGCCGACCCCAAAGGCGACCATGCCCAGGCCCACTACGTCCTCGCCCGCGTCAACCTCATGCAGCGCCAGCCCGGGGCCGCCTTCGCCGACTTTCAAGAGGTGCTCGACTCCTCCAAGGACCCCCGAACCCTCGCCTGGTCGCACATCTACTTAGGCCGTCTCTACGACGTCAAAGATGATCGCAAGAAGGCCGTCGCCGAGTATCAGGCCGCGCTCACCGTCCGCGATGCCCAGCCCGACACTAAAGCCGCCGCCGAAAAGGGAATCAAAGAGCCCTTCATCGCGCCAAAGGTCGCCCACCAACAGGAAGAAGACGACGACGCCCCATTGGACCCCAGTGGCAAAGCCGAAAAAGACGCCTACCGCCCCCCGCCCCCGCATTAG
- the rnc gene encoding ribonuclease III, with protein sequence MTTRHKKPGRSQSNAAPPALFDHIFQRPELLTWALTHRSLAYETSPETLPDPAADNEQLEFVGDAVLGLAVAEALFRRFPASREGELTRLRASLVSRSHLGEVAARIDLGSLLRLGRGEEQSGGRKKPALLANALEAVIAALYLDGGLDAARAFIERHIIEPALPDLNLALQGSKTFSGAIGDHKSALQEHLQATGAGQPQYVLTDQSGPDHQKRFRVEVRIEDKSGVSRALAESEGSTKKQAQQAAARLAFERLVAEARLVAEAAALEVTAEVVE encoded by the coding sequence ATGACGACGCGCCACAAAAAGCCCGGACGATCGCAGTCGAACGCCGCCCCTCCGGCCCTGTTCGATCACATCTTCCAGCGTCCCGAACTCCTCACCTGGGCTCTCACTCACCGTTCGCTCGCCTATGAGACCAGCCCCGAGACTCTCCCCGACCCCGCCGCCGACAACGAGCAGCTTGAGTTCGTCGGCGATGCCGTCCTCGGTCTCGCCGTCGCCGAAGCTCTCTTCCGTCGTTTCCCAGCCTCTCGCGAGGGCGAACTCACCCGCCTCCGCGCCTCCCTCGTCAGCCGCAGCCACCTCGGCGAGGTAGCCGCACGCATCGACCTCGGCTCGCTCCTCCGTCTCGGTCGCGGCGAAGAACAAAGCGGCGGCCGCAAGAAGCCCGCGCTCCTGGCCAATGCCCTTGAAGCCGTCATCGCAGCCCTCTATCTCGACGGAGGCCTTGACGCCGCCCGCGCCTTCATCGAAAGACACATCATCGAACCCGCTCTCCCCGACCTCAACCTAGCCCTCCAGGGCAGCAAGACCTTCAGCGGCGCCATCGGCGATCACAAATCCGCCCTACAGGAGCATCTGCAAGCCACCGGCGCAGGCCAGCCCCAGTACGTTCTCACCGACCAGAGCGGACCCGACCATCAGAAGCGCTTTCGCGTCGAAGTCCGCATCGAAGACAAATCCGGCGTCTCCCGTGCACTAGCCGAATCCGAAGGCTCCACCAAGAAACAAGCCCAGCAAGCCGCAGCGCGCCTGGCATTCGAGCGTCTTGTCGCCGAAGCCCGCCTCGTCGCCGAAGCCGCCGCCCTGGAAGTAACCGCGGAGGTGGTCGAATGA
- the lepB gene encoding signal peptidase I — translation MTQPAVASCRPGTHSSSVTSGTPQARPPLPSHPSTHRHHLAHHDRPSVFTALQSLLHLIVIAIFIITFCVQPFRIPSESMESTLLVGDFLLVDKQAVAPDGAGTLLPAAAIRRGDVIVFHDPVDATLHLVKRVIGLPGDHLRLRDGRVYINGHALTEPYAVYRPSPPDNFRDNFPRLQSADPEIDSHWWIRMRSLIENNELIIPIGNYFVLGDNRNDSEDSRYWGFVPREAIVGKPLLIYFSLQPHGADDTDGYGGNDASIAQSATATTRRHPGKIDSVVDFARWGRTFQVVR, via the coding sequence ATGACCCAGCCCGCCGTCGCCTCCTGCCGTCCCGGAACCCACAGCTCTTCCGTCACGTCCGGCACCCCACAGGCCCGTCCGCCGCTGCCCAGCCACCCTTCAACCCACCGGCATCACTTAGCCCACCACGACCGGCCCAGCGTCTTCACCGCGCTCCAATCCCTTCTGCACCTCATCGTCATTGCCATCTTCATCATCACCTTCTGCGTACAACCCTTCCGCATCCCCTCCGAATCCATGGAGTCCACCCTCCTCGTCGGCGACTTCCTCCTCGTCGATAAGCAGGCCGTGGCACCCGACGGCGCCGGCACCCTCCTTCCCGCCGCCGCCATTCGCCGCGGCGACGTTATCGTCTTTCACGATCCCGTCGACGCCACCCTCCACCTCGTCAAGCGCGTCATCGGACTCCCCGGCGACCATCTCCGCCTCCGCGATGGCCGCGTCTACATCAACGGACACGCCCTCACTGAGCCTTACGCCGTCTACCGCCCCAGCCCACCAGACAACTTCCGCGACAACTTCCCCCGTCTCCAGAGTGCCGACCCCGAGATCGACTCCCACTGGTGGATCCGCATGCGCTCCCTCATCGAAAACAACGAGCTCATCATCCCCATCGGCAACTACTTTGTCCTCGGCGACAACCGCAACGACAGCGAAGACAGCCGCTACTGGGGCTTCGTCCCCCGCGAAGCCATCGTAGGCAAACCCCTGCTCATCTACTTCTCCCTTCAGCCCCACGGAGCCGACGACACCGACGGCTACGGCGGCAACGACGCCAGCATAGCCCAATCCGCCACCGCCACCACCCGCCGTCACCCCGGCAAAATAGACTCCGTAGTCGACTTCGCCCGCTGGGGCCGCACCTTCCAGGTCGTCCGCTAG
- a CDS encoding energy transducer TonB, with the protein MRKRLVAAVMVAAVVCPVTMRAEDLTAKVKKAVEQNTLDQPGTKPFHLKAVLAPSFERDKASGRTGEVEIWWAGPGRWRREVKSPEFHQIEIVNDGKDRQKNKGEYFPEWLRETAVALVKPVPDLERLLANVRTGEEKTLVGQTHISWVEMGSDGVVSKGIGAGIYLGASGVSFVSGLGYEAGLQDVADFHGRSIARKVTSGGSGAEVTAKVILLEDLKDTTPQLFDIGTSAGDPILQTRVVDELAMRKNLLPQNIAEWPPLEQGPLEGVLMAKVVIDREGTIRDIGSVLSDNPGLNDSARQRITNMNFKPYVFDGLPVQVVTTVTIPFKTVRPTGVESFETARTYFDRGRKASFPAAGSGPSYVVRAEFKIRGSSGNLETGNYTDTWVSATQWRREAALGASRVVRSRNGDKRYLLTEGPMAGLLRIVLVDMEPIPADDTFVESDWRIKRDTIDGNPTIRVARGYESPDGIPDAKQFNGYWFDQIGQLVKTYGNGLETRRMNFSDFNGIKVARRVDVLDGGKLAMRIDVNDLGPVGTVDSGMFVLKGHEWVRQFTAEVR; encoded by the coding sequence ATGCGAAAGAGACTAGTAGCAGCGGTGATGGTGGCGGCTGTGGTGTGCCCCGTCACAATGCGAGCTGAAGATCTAACTGCAAAAGTGAAGAAGGCAGTAGAGCAAAATACATTGGATCAGCCAGGGACTAAGCCATTTCACCTGAAGGCTGTGCTAGCACCAAGCTTCGAGCGAGACAAAGCATCAGGACGAACAGGTGAAGTAGAGATTTGGTGGGCCGGACCTGGCAGGTGGCGGAGAGAGGTAAAGTCTCCGGAGTTCCACCAGATCGAGATCGTGAACGATGGGAAAGACCGGCAGAAAAATAAAGGCGAATACTTTCCGGAATGGCTGCGCGAAACAGCCGTGGCGCTGGTCAAACCGGTGCCCGACCTGGAGAGGCTGCTCGCAAATGTGAGAACGGGAGAAGAGAAGACTCTCGTCGGACAAACACACATCAGTTGGGTCGAGATGGGAAGCGACGGGGTTGTCTCGAAGGGAATTGGAGCGGGGATCTATCTCGGTGCAAGCGGTGTGTCTTTTGTAAGCGGACTAGGATACGAGGCGGGCCTTCAAGACGTAGCCGATTTTCACGGGCGGAGTATCGCCCGCAAGGTTACGTCAGGTGGCAGCGGAGCCGAGGTCACCGCGAAGGTTATCTTGCTCGAAGACTTGAAAGACACAACACCGCAGCTCTTCGATATAGGAACAAGCGCTGGTGATCCCATCTTGCAGACAAGAGTGGTCGACGAACTAGCGATGCGAAAGAATCTCCTCCCGCAGAATATTGCTGAATGGCCGCCGCTGGAGCAAGGTCCCTTGGAAGGTGTATTGATGGCGAAAGTAGTTATCGATCGCGAAGGCACGATCCGAGATATCGGCAGCGTTCTTAGCGACAACCCAGGACTCAATGACTCGGCTCGTCAGCGAATCACGAATATGAACTTCAAGCCGTATGTCTTCGATGGATTGCCGGTTCAGGTTGTAACAACAGTCACGATCCCGTTCAAGACCGTGCGACCCACCGGAGTAGAGAGCTTCGAGACTGCGCGAACCTACTTTGATCGTGGCAGGAAGGCTAGTTTTCCCGCCGCGGGATCTGGTCCGTCGTATGTGGTTCGAGCGGAGTTCAAGATTCGCGGAAGTTCAGGCAATTTGGAAACTGGAAACTATACCGACACATGGGTGAGCGCCACTCAGTGGCGGCGCGAAGCGGCGCTGGGTGCCAGCCGCGTCGTGCGTAGCCGGAATGGCGATAAGCGCTATCTGCTTACGGAGGGTCCAATGGCAGGACTCCTGCGGATCGTTCTAGTAGACATGGAGCCAATACCGGCCGACGACACATTCGTCGAGTCAGACTGGAGGATCAAGCGCGACACAATTGACGGGAACCCAACCATCCGGGTGGCGAGAGGATACGAGAGCCCCGACGGCATACCAGACGCAAAGCAGTTCAATGGCTATTGGTTCGATCAGATAGGGCAACTAGTAAAGACCTATGGGAATGGGTTAGAGACGCGAAGAATGAACTTTAGCGACTTCAACGGTATAAAGGTAGCGCGAAGGGTGGATGTGCTGGATGGAGGCAAGCTCGCAATGCGGATCGACGTCAACGACCTGGGCCCCGTCGGGACGGTTGACTCAGGCATGTTCGTACTGAAGGGACACGAGTGGGTGAGGCAGTTTACCGCCGAGGTGCGCTGA